The sequence CACAATTTGGTCTAGGAGAATCCAGTGTCAGGCACTcagtaaattctcaataaatgatagctatcAGCATGATAATTCCTATAGCAAACAAATAGAGTTTAAGGACAGATCCTTCTACTGAtatactcattttacagaagatgaaactaaaatatgtatttttaattttttactacaTAGGTGGACTCAAAATTAGAATTAGGGAACCCCCTTCAAAAGCCTCCCAAGGACCACTTCATAACCCTAGGGTTTTAGAATGATACCCACTTGAACTAAGTGTGTGCAGATCCTTATGAAATTTGAACAGGTAAGTCTACCATTGGGGATGACAACCAGGAGTACCTAACTCACCTATATATTTAGTTCTCTTCTGGTAATATGGAAATTATACAACTAAGCCAAAAAAGaatcttttatttatataaaagtcCATCTGTTGGATAAACTCTATTTTGACTGCTCTTAAAGGTAAAAGTTGTTAATTTCTTTgtcttccattcctttttattcctACTTTGTTATTGCTGTGAACATCATGGGAGTCCAgctgaaaggggaagaaaaagaggagaaatgtaTAGGTGGTGGGGACCACCAGtagagattttttatttttttttatttttttattttttattttttatttttcagtgggttttgtcatacattgatacgaatcagccatagagtgagATTTTTTACTGAGTTCCTGAAAATACTTAGTATTGAGTCTATAGAGGGGCTTATAATCAACTTCTGTCATCCTTACACATTCTCACAGACTCACTGGACAAAAGATGTGGAAAATGCTGGGAATAAACCTTTAGAGAAGCTCTTTCAGGTGTGACATATCGGTGTTCATGTATATTAATGGTCAAATCAGTACTGGAGACAGGTCTATCATTCCACTCCTTCTTTTCTAGGAATTTTGGCaacatttctttcctctcttatATACTCTTCATGTCTTATCGTGAATTCTATGTCAGGAGGAGAGGAAGACTAAGCCACAGTTAATAAGGAGCTTTACTTAGGGTGGATAAGCCaagaatttcctttaattttcttaacatttttctctCCTACTGCAAGTAATTTATGTTTCAATTAATATGGACAgactagagagagaaagaggaataaaTCATTGTTCTTAGATCAAATGAATACAGAAGACATAGGATATTTTTTAAGCAGTGTTTTAAAGCTGTCAGACATAGTAAGGATGTAACAAGTGTTGACTTTTCAAATAGGAGTTTGAGCAATTCCAGCTTTCATTTGGGGTGGGGATATGGTTAGATAAGACTTAAATCTTGGAAAGTATTTTCAAAGCATTCTATATTCatagtttttaaatatgtaatgCAAGCCACTTATCcatgacactgaaaaaaaaaatttcctactTTATTTGGGAAAGTGGATCCTAAAGAGCTGTGTTATGTTGCAAAGGTTCTATTCATGGTAGTTTTAAGGTCACTGGGGGCAGAAACAATGTCACCTCCTTCATGCTTTGAGCATGTAGAGAGTTAGTGAACAATTGTTTATTGATTCAATccataataaaaggaaaataagaacagcaagaaaaataaaataaaatgctcagATGTACTTCTTGTTCTATTGCCAAAGGCATGTTAGTCATCAGTCCCCTATTCAGTTTTTGTGAAGAACGGGTATGCTTTCTCCCACATGCACCCCACATTCCTATCACAACAAAGTATCAGCAACAGTATTAATTGAAGTGACTATCATTTAGAGAGTACATTCAAATGACAAGAACTTTAATTTTCTCTAGTCTTTGCattcatctgcaaaacagaaataatttcctTTTGTATAGCTAGGTAAACACATAAAATGAGCTACCTTGCAAGGTCATACAGCTAGAGAAGCAGTACTGGGTAGTATTTAAGCACAGGGACTGTAGCATCATATACTCATTCACTCCAAATCCAACTGCTGCCATTACTTTTTCACCtctctaagtttttgtttttactacAAAGTGATGACTAGAATCATATCTTTCCCATTGGATTGTTGTGAATATTGAATAAGATACTCAATGGAAAGAGCTTAGCAAAGAGTTTGGGGCATATggggtacacacatacacataatccTGATTTTCcaatcatgttgttgttgtttagtcactaagacatgtccaactctttgcgaccccatggactgtggcccaccaggcttctctgtccatgggattatcctcacaggaatactagagtgggttgccattcccttcttcaggggatcttccctacctagggatcaaacccatgtctcctgcactacaggcagattctttaccactaaaccaccagggaagcccaatcatgtTGGTTCTTAGAAATGCATGCTTCCCATAAGTACTATGACCATAAGTACTCTCTCTTCACTTCTGTGTTTTTGctaatttatctgtttttcacCATCCAGCTAATATTTCTTTTCCTGGAACACAATATGAACAGAGATAATTATGTTCGTATTTATCCTTCAAGTCTAAGGATAACTTTACCCAAAATCATCCCCAAAGAATCCAGGATATAGTTCTCTCATACAACTTATTCTGTGTTTCATGGTACTTATTACGTATCTGTCTATGTCCCCCACTAGACCATGAGAGCTCAAAGATAAGAACTAGATCGTTCTTACTCAATATCTTTCCACACCCAAAACAGGGCCTGAGTGATAGGACACACTCAACAAAATGTTGGAAGGATGGGTAAATGGAGGCATGGATGCATGGAGGAAATGACTAAGCCATCAACACTGCCATGGATGCATTCCAAACTGGAGGGTAGGCACTGagtgaaaagaaaaattggaGATTCAAGAAACACATTACCATGTGTGCATTTATCTGGGTTCCTTCCCATGGGGTAAAATACAAACTTATTTTGTCTATGAAAGACAATGTGTAAgtataaaaaaattcaaaatctttcCTTTCTGTAATCCCAAGTCTATGGGAGTCTAAGTATATCTCAAAGCAAGGACGCTATACTGCTACTAACACTGCAGTAATACGTGGCATCACTATCTGCGGATCACCCAGAGGCCCTTAGAGGACAGTGCTCCTGGGCAGTGCCTCTCAAATTTTAGGGACAGTATTTATTGCAGGTGAGGTTAAAATGCAGactcttgaaaaagaacagacataTGTATACgtagaactgaatcacttcgctgtatgcctgaaactaaccgAGCATTGTAAATCacctgtactccaatataaatcacctatactctaatataaaatataagttaAACTTATAAAAAGGCAGATTCTGATTGAATGGTTCTGggaatatatagtttttattaggTTTTACTCTGTCTAGGAGAAAATTTCACAAAAATTATGGGCAGAGttcaaaaacccaaaaaactacagtgaggcatTTTATTCTAGGGCATGGTAACCAGCTCCAGTAgttttttctggagaatccccaggaacaggggaacctgtcaggctatcgtccattgagtcgcaaagggtcggacctgactgagtgactaatcacagCACGGCACAGTGTTTCTCAACTTTGGCTGTACTTTAGAAAGATGCGGGAAGCTTCTAAAAAGCATAGTGCAAACCAATGGTCATCTTTATTCCTTGCCCCCACCAATTGATCAGAATTTGGGAAGGTTTCTTCCATGAGATTCCGTTACAAAGCTGTGGGAACCAGGGTTCTACCTACCAGTCCTCCAGCGCCACTCAAGGGGCTGATCCAAATTTCTGATTAATGTTGCATCTGTGACAAGATAAGTACCCAAACCAAGTAAGAGTTTAGAAACTTTTACAGCAATGTGACAAATTAAGCTTCTGCTTACTGAATCTAGCAATAAAATAGATGaaatcatttaaaacaaaaagctgaCTTGCAAAGAAGCATTTTGATTACCCTGCCTCAAAGAGGCATTGTGAATAATCATACACCCATCTCTGGTATGGAGGATTGCCTGGACCCTTCTGTAAGCTGTTACCTCTCAAAGCTGAAGCATCGAGGCCCATAACTGCAGGGGCAAATTACTTGGAGACATGGGCACAAGAGGGTTAATAAACAGGACTGTGGTAGGTGGGGTTACAAACCAGGAACACATGCCCTCCGAGTTAGATAGCTTTCTTTAATTGCTCTGAAAACAAACACACTCTCACATAGCACGGAAGGTGAGAGCTGAATGAAGTTTTCTGGGTAATGGCTTGAAATGTTTTCCTTATGAGAAGTGGTGTTGAGTTACAGTGTGCAGACCGAGAACTGGGAGGAGAGAAGCCGCAGCCCCAGCCGGGCCCCCACCTTTCCTGGGGCTTGTAGGAAGGTGGACATGGGCTCGTGGAGATGAGATGAGTGATCTGCTGAACTGTCTGGTGGCTGGAATCGACTGCTCCCCGAGTGGCCATAGGGCAGTATCGAGCAGGGCTTCTCCAGGGGCCAGCTGAGCAGGCACGGATGCTCTGCCGTGGAATGCCACGCAGGCAGAGACTGACAAGCGGTAGGAGCTGAGCTCTCCCCTTGGACGGCTGCTTCCTGCTGTGTTCACGGGAGGGGGGCGCTTTCTGGCAACTCggctgccgccgccgctgctaCTGCTACTCCTTCAGCTCCCTCTCCACTCAAGGTAAGCAGGCGCAGAGGGAGGGCAGGCTGCAAGGGAAGCCTTTGTACCATGAACAAGATCCGCAAGTTTTTCCGAGGAAGTGGGCGAGTCCTGGCATTTATATTCGCAGCTTCTGTCATCTGGCTGCTCTTTGACATGGCAGCTCTCCGCCTCTCATTCAGCGAGACCAACACTCAGATCCTGAAGGCAGATGTTGTTCTGAGGGAGCGGGCAGGGTTCAGAGTTCAGTCAGACCAGGTGAAGAGCCTGGACAGCAGCAGGAGCGTGATGAAGGCCCCGCCGAAGGGACACGGGAAGGCCGTGTGGGGCAGAGAGAACTTTAGGAAGACTGAGGAGAGGAAGCTCAAGGTCGAGGACGATTTGGACCAaacccagaaggaaagaaaagtacaGAACGCCCCGGGAAGAGGCAAGGTTGCGCCTTTGTGGCATCCGGCATCTAGGCAGACTCACCCAGTGACTTCTaccaagaggaagacagaggggcGAGACATCCGACCTGCAGTTTCCTCTCGCCCCATGACACCAAAGCAGACGCCAGCTCAGGGGCTTGAGAAAACTCCACTCACTGTAGCAAGGGGAACTCCACTGGCCAAAATATCTGTGCACACGGGACCTGTCGCTATAAAAAAGCAGGGCCCGAAGAGCCATGGTCTCAACAGTGACACATCAAAGCAAGCAGCTGAGAGGTACCCAGATGTGACCGTCAGTCTTGGTAATGACAGGTCACAGCAGCAGTACCATGCAGGAGGAAATGAAAGGACCTACCCTGCCAGCCCACCAGTGCCAAGACCCGGGGAAGCCATTGCCTTAaataaaactgagactcagagcgAAGAACTGAATGCAAATAAGCACAAAGTCAATAAGAACCTTACCTTTCCCAAGTTCATTGCCAATTCAGATCACTTAAAGAAGCAATCTATTAATGAGATACAGTGGGGAGGCTTGCTGAAGGATGACGGAGCCAAGGTGGCTGATGGGAAGAAACTCAATTTGTCTGGAAGCCATGTTGTAATTATAACCAAGGAGGAGAAGCTAAGGACAGACACCCAAGAGGTCCCCAGTTCCAACACCAAAACTATATCTCCTATAGTACTGGGCAAAAGCCGAGAGAAACTCACTGGCAGGAAGAGCGCTGAGGCATCTTTCTCTTCCCTTGCTCCACAGAGAGCAGCAGtgtatcaaaccagtcaagcctcaACTGGGGGACGGGAGTTAGTAAGGATCAACTTAACTGCCAAGACCCAGCCTGCACGACTCAACCAAAGTCAGACCAAAGCCCTTTCATCTGAAGATGGCGGAATGCACCGTGTGTTAAGGATTGATGTGACACTTGCTCCAAGGGACCCCAAAGCTCCAGGTCAGTTTGGACGTCCAGTAGTTGTTCCCCAcggaaaggagaaggaggtggaaaGAAGATGGAAAGAAGGAAACTTCAATGTCTACCTCAGTGACTTGATCCCAGTGGACAGAGCCATTGAAGACACAAGACCTGCTGGGTAAGACccatttctcttctccttcctcagcCCCAGGTATTTCGGGTCTTATATAGAAAAGATTTATTTCTAGATAATTCTGTGTGATTTTTGGTTGCCTAGAGAATTAGAGAAACAGTAGTCACTAGGCAGACTTCAGATAGTCTACCATCCTCCCAGAGAAAATTTCTGCCATCAGTAGACCCAATGAACTCTCTTTACTCCTTTCTTCTCTGAGACTTTGGCTCTCATCCCTGTTAGCTCATGGTTCTGTTCCCTTTTCTGTATCAAAAACCCACTAAAATGATAAGAGGAGTTCAATTCCTAATAAGGTGTATATGAATGGTAGagcttaaaatataatttcattaaaaCAGTGACAATGAAGTGAATTCTCAATTTTGGAACTTTGTATTACTAGCAAGTTTGTCAGAAGTCTATTTGGAAAAGGAGCATGGAGAAGGAGACTTCTAGGCCTCTCTGGAATCATATTTTAAGCAGCAGAATTCTGCCTAATTGTGAGTAATGATTATCATAATAGCAAGTGAAGACGTGACGCTACTCCCTAGAATTTAATAGCCTTTAGAGATGAGGATGGTAGATAGCTCAGGAGCTCAGCAATGCAGGAATAATAATGTTGGAAAAAGTCAATCAGCTAATAAGTAGCAAACACCTGCAGGACAcacaagaatatattttatatttctagagTTTCACCATTTATGAAGCAACTGCATACAAATCACATGAACTTCATAAGAGCCCTGCAAAGGAGGTGGCAGATATTATGGGGTCAAATGAACAAGTGAGGACACTCAGAAACTATGTCACTTTCCCAAGGTAACCGAGTTCTACCGCTACCCAATGAGTCTTCGTGAACCatgttttaaagaattaaattccTGTAACTAAAAGGTAGATCACAGAACCTAATTTGATTCAAACATAGTTGGTTCCTGGCACATAAGTGAAGGTATGAGCCATATGTTGTAGCCACATGTTTAGTACCCATTAATTGTTAATACAGTTCCATATATGCCTTGATATTCGATTCCTGAGCCAAACAATGTCTGCCAAGAAGTTGAAATTAGGGAGTGTCAATGCAGACTTACAATATGTGGTATGTAAATAATGCCCTTGTTTGACCTCTGTAAAAGTAAACAACTGTTTATTTGTGATCTGGGTATCAGTGTTACTAGGAAGAAGGCAGATAGAGATATGCCTGTATTCATACTGGTAAGAAGGGCCTCTTCATTGTGATGTTAATCATTTGCAGCTCTTAGCCATTGGCAGATGTCTATCGGCCATGCATTAATCACCTGTTTAGAACAATCACTCTGCCATTCATGTTCCTCTCCCTGCTGAAACTCACAATCTTGAGGAGAACACACATATACctaaaattccaaaataaaaatgaagaaactgaggccctggtAGGCTGTATTGTCTGTATTCATAGAACTAGTAATTGTAGAGAAATGATTAAAACCCATGCTCAAAATTATGTTGTGCTATTGATCGCCCATCTCTTGCTAATTACTACAACAAAAAGTCCCCCAAATTATGTTGGACTAGCTCTGATCTGAAATCCCATATATCACATGTcaaatatatcacatatatttatGATATACTATATCactatattggggcttcccatgcagcacagtggtaaagaatctgcctgccaatgtaggagacacagaaaaggtgggtttgatccctaagtcaggaagtcccctgtagtaggaaatgtctacccactccaggattcctgcctgggaaatctcatggacagaggagcctgatgggctacagtccatggggccccaaggagtcggacacaactgagcaactgaacacacacacacttatcactatattactatatatatacactacatatGGCATATTCAAATATGCCAGTATATAGCATATACTATATATGCCACTATGAATGGCATATTACTTTACATACCCTATGTAGCATATACTAAATGGCCATATACTATCCATGGCAACTTTGAATACAAAATGCCAGGGAGTGAAGTAGTAAAGTAGCTTTATTTTAATATCCCTTCTGTGGTCTGGCAGACTGCTATggagcttgggggaaaaaaataagacactGAACAGAAGTCCAGGCTTCAGTTCCAAACCAGAGAAAGGGCAATTGTATGAGAGCCAAAGCAAGCAATAATGATGTTATCGTCCGTGTGATTTATTGGAGGCTCAATGGCTTCCAGTGCttgttattttctaaaatttgatcTGTGGAAGCTAAGGGTTGCTGCCCAGGAAAGTCACAGTCAGGCTCTCTTTTCTGAAGGAGGCTGTCCCAACTGTAGGAGAAAGTGACACGTGTGCTTGAGAGCATGAGTCAGACAGCGTGTGGCCAGGGCCCCTCCCTCTTATCACACAACCCACCTTGGCTAAATATAGGTGCCCCTAGCAAGCTGCCTATCTGATGCTCTACTCTTCCAACAGGATGGAGGTGACACTAACAGGGATCCTATGTACAGAGCCCCTTTTGTGCCATTCTTACAGGAAGGAgaatagattatttttcttttcttttatccaaACACTGACTACAAGTATGTGCAAATTATGTATTCAAATGGATAAAGGTTGGAAGAAAATACAAGTGAAAAACATTTGATTCTTCAGGTTGGCATGATTTaaagttttcttattttgattttctttttttccaactttGCTCAAAAGGTATATGAGATGTAAATACATATACAAGTTGTAAGTACACACTTACAAGATTTTTtgagataataatttttaaaagtctgcatGGGGGAAATTGCTATAGAATAtagtaagaatatatatatatgtgtgtatgtgaaagagaaggggggagaagagaaaagaaagaaaaagaaagaaatctataaGAATGCAGAAGAACTGGGCTTAAAATTAGTTGCAGTAACAATCCACTGAAACCTTTAAACTTTAAGAGATCTGGGAACTATCTCACTGCTTCTTTCATTTCCCCCAAATTTGTATGATAACTGGCTATTGAATATACATTGAATCAAAACAGGGATTAAAAACCATAGGTTTGCTAGTATGTTTGTTTTGATTTAGTTCCCCCCCTGGTAAAGATAATAAGTAGTTTCTAGTTCTTAA is a genomic window of Muntiacus reevesi chromosome 3, mMunRee1.1, whole genome shotgun sequence containing:
- the GALNT5 gene encoding polypeptide N-acetylgalactosaminyltransferase 5 isoform X1; translation: MNKIRKFFRGSGRVLAFIFAASVIWLLFDMAALRLSFSETNTQILKADVVLRERAGFRVQSDQVKSLDSSRSVMKAPPKGHGKAVWGRENFRKTEERKLKVEDDLDQTQKERKVQNAPGRGKVAPLWHPASRQTHPVTSTKRKTEGRDIRPAVSSRPMTPKQTPAQGLEKTPLTVARGTPLAKISVHTGPVAIKKQGPKSHGLNSDTSKQAAERYPDVTVSLGNDRSQQQYHAGGNERTYPASPPVPRPGEAIALNKTETQSEELNANKHKVNKNLTFPKFIANSDHLKKQSINEIQWGGLLKDDGAKVADGKKLNLSGSHVVIITKEEKLRTDTQEVPSSNTKTISPIVLGKSREKLTGRKSAEASFSSLAPQRAAVYQTSQASTGGRELVRINLTAKTQPARLNQSQTKALSSEDGGMHRVLRIDVTLAPRDPKAPGQFGRPVVVPHGKEKEVERRWKEGNFNVYLSDLIPVDRAIEDTRPAGCAEQLVHNNLPTTSVIMCFVDEVWSTLLRSVHSVLNRSPPHLIEEILLVDDFSTKDYLKDNLDKYMSQFPKVRILRLKERHGLIRARLAGAQKATGDVLTFLDSHVECNVGWLEPLLERVHLSRKKVACPVIEVINDKDMSYMTVDNFQRGIFVWPMNFGWRTIPPDVVAKNKIKETDIIRCPVMAGGLFSIDKNYFFELGTYDPGLDVWGGENMELSFKVWMCGGEIEIIPCSRVGHIFRSENPYSFPRDRMKTVERNLVRVAEVWLDEYKELFYGHGDHLVDQGLDVGNLTQQRELRKKLKCESFKWYLENVFPDLKAPIVRASGVLVNVALGKCISIKNTTAILEDCDGSSKLQQFNYTWLRLIKHGARCLAPESDNGALRLHLCDNRNKGLRWLHKSTSDFRPELVNHIVFGNYHHLLCMEGNFTQKTLNVAPCDPAKPYQKWKFENYYED
- the GALNT5 gene encoding polypeptide N-acetylgalactosaminyltransferase 5 isoform X2, coding for MNKIRKFFRGSGRVLAFIFAASVIWLLFDMAALRLSFSETNTQILKADVVLRERAGFRVQSDQVKSLDSSRSVMKAPPKGHGKAVWGRENFRKTEERKLKVEDDLDQTQKERKVQNAPGRGKVAPLWHPASRQTHPVTSTKRKTEGRDIRPAVSSRPMTPKQTPAQGLEKTPLTVARGTPLAKISVHTGPVAIKKQGPKSHGLNSDTSKQAAERYPDVTVSLGNDRSQQQYHAGGNERTYPASPPVPRPGEAIALNKTETQSEELNANKHKVNKNLTFPKFIANSDHLKKQSINEIQWGGLLKDDGAKVADGKKLNLSGSHVVIITKEEKLRTDTQEVPSSNTKTISPIVLGKSREKLTGRKSAEASFSSLAPQRAAVYQTSQASTGGRELVRINLTAKTQPARLNQSQTKALSSEDGGMHRVLRIDVTLAPRDPKAPGQFGRPVVVPHGKEKEVERRWKEGNFNVYLSDLIPVDRAIEDTRPAGCAEQLVHNNLPTTSVIMCFVDEVWSTLLRSVHSVLNRSPPHLIEEILLVDDFSTKDYLKDNLDKYMSQFPKVRILRLKERHGLIRARLAGAQKATGDVLTFLDSHVECNVGWLEPLLERVHLSRKKVACPVIEVINDKDMSYMTVDNFQRGIFVWPMNFGWRTIPPDVVAKNKIKETDIIRCPVMAGGLFSIDKNYFFELGTYDPGLDVWGGENMELSFKVWMCGGEIEIIPCSRVGHIFRSENPYSFPRDRMKTVERNLVRVAEVWLDEYKELFYGHGDHLVDQGLDVGNLTQQRELRKKLKCESFKWYLENVFPDLKAPIVRASGVLVNVALGKCISIKNTTAILEDCDGSSKLQQFNYTWLRLIKHGARCLAPESDNGALRLHLCDNRNKGLRWLHKSTSDFRPEL